From a region of the Bradyrhizobium sp. KBS0727 genome:
- a CDS encoding flagellar hook assembly protein FlgD: MATTGAATVAGPVVSGTTPLPTSSTGSSLSSTTGATLAGNFQTFLTLLTTQLQNQNPLSPLDTNQFTQQLVQFAGVEQQLKTNDQLGSLISLQQTAQSTQALGLVGKTAVVDGSTANLTNASATWDVSVPKDANLNLTVTNSAGQTVFSNTYSVKAGDNQPFVWNGKGTDGTQWPDGKYTLNATATDSNGQTVGVATRLQGTVSSVDLTQSPPLLTINGQTYTVNQVKAIVS, encoded by the coding sequence TCATCAACGGGCTCGTCGCTGAGTTCGACCACCGGCGCGACGCTCGCCGGAAATTTCCAGACGTTTCTGACGCTGCTGACGACGCAGTTGCAGAACCAGAATCCGCTCAGTCCGCTGGACACCAACCAGTTCACCCAGCAGCTGGTGCAGTTCGCCGGCGTGGAACAGCAGCTCAAGACCAACGATCAGTTGGGCTCGCTGATCTCGCTGCAGCAGACCGCGCAATCGACGCAGGCACTGGGCTTGGTCGGCAAGACCGCGGTGGTCGACGGCAGCACAGCGAACCTGACCAACGCTTCGGCGACATGGGATGTCAGCGTTCCCAAGGACGCCAACTTGAATCTCACGGTCACCAACAGCGCCGGGCAGACCGTCTTCAGCAACACCTACTCAGTCAAGGCCGGCGACAATCAGCCATTTGTCTGGAACGGCAAGGGCACCGACGGCACCCAGTGGCCGGACGGCAAATATACGCTGAACGCCACCGCCACCGACAGCAACGGCCAAACCGTCGGCGTTGCGACCCGGCTGCAGGGCACGGTCAGCTCGGTGGACCTCACCCAGTCGCCGCCTTTGCTGACGATCAACGGGCAGACCTACACGGTCAATCAGGTCAAGGCCATCGTCAGCTAG